One part of the Sulfolobus tengchongensis genome encodes these proteins:
- the cas7d gene encoding type I-D CRISPR-associated protein Cas7/Csc2, producing MSKQFNPEEAFKSIFGIEYEKVKEFFSDLSKVDSSNVIPRGRVINVYLVIRAENELLIRHEGGEDYSYAVIGKEKYPIILYEKLQSVWRRKELELLRHDYDLHKADIDKIRDKSDEWQCALRPSASVKGGKQDNVEEKIGGQCGECPDCMTFGYAVREGAKYNVKSRIEGDLLIATLPDTKTIVLRTHNAVDDVSKTTKIGRDEEGTSTGALYVYSLVRENTLFVGKIAMKDISINDFLLKMATLSIVTKIGGRTTHYGNIKIHIPAVVFSTFEVSSSYDIFTRVKGKESVEEVMPEIKKYLEDKKKGIVVTSDRDDFAEKIRQTIVDEKGLIIHDIVAKAWQEGLNFKKSIEREVGSDKKKEGKRGK from the coding sequence GTGAGTAAGCAGTTCAATCCAGAAGAAGCCTTCAAATCCATATTTGGAATAGAATATGAAAAGGTAAAGGAATTTTTTTCAGATCTATCCAAAGTAGACTCAAGCAACGTAATACCAAGAGGTAGAGTAATCAATGTATATCTAGTGATAAGGGCTGAAAATGAGTTACTAATAAGGCATGAAGGTGGAGAAGACTACTCATACGCCGTTATAGGCAAAGAGAAATATCCAATCATACTATACGAGAAATTACAAAGCGTATGGAGAAGAAAGGAGTTAGAACTATTACGCCATGACTATGACTTACACAAAGCAGATATAGACAAAATAAGGGACAAAAGCGACGAATGGCAATGTGCATTAAGGCCTAGCGCTTCCGTCAAGGGTGGAAAACAAGATAACGTAGAGGAAAAGATTGGGGGTCAATGTGGTGAATGCCCAGACTGCATGACATTTGGTTATGCGGTGAGAGAAGGAGCAAAATACAATGTAAAGAGCAGAATTGAAGGAGATTTACTCATAGCAACTCTACCAGACACAAAGACAATAGTGCTTAGAACTCATAATGCAGTAGATGATGTTTCAAAAACAACCAAAATTGGTAGAGATGAAGAAGGGACTTCAACTGGTGCATTATACGTATACTCTTTAGTCAGAGAAAACACACTATTTGTTGGTAAAATTGCCATGAAAGATATTAGTATAAATGACTTCCTATTGAAAATGGCAACACTTTCAATAGTAACTAAAATTGGAGGTAGGACTACTCATTACGGAAACATAAAAATACACATACCAGCAGTTGTCTTCTCAACTTTTGAGGTGTCATCAAGCTACGACATCTTTACAAGAGTTAAAGGAAAAGAAAGCGTAGAAGAAGTTATGCCAGAAATAAAAAAATACCTTGAGGATAAGAAAAAAGGTATAGTAGTAACTTCTGATAGAGATGATTTTGCTGAGAAAATAAGACAAACCATAGTTGACGAAAAGGGTCTTATCATTCACGATATAGTTGCCAAGGCATGGCAAGAGGGACTTAACTTCAAGAAGTCAATAGAGAGGGAAGTTGGATCAGATAAGAAAAAAGAAGGTAAAAGGGG